ACCGTGTCGTGGCGGGTGACGGACTGGGCGGCTACTCGGGCGGCAACCCCGGCGAGGGGCTTGCGACCAAGCGCTGGCTGCTCGAGCACGAAGGTGCCCTGCCGACCTCGTTGTTCTGAGTGCTCGTCGCAGCCTGCGAGAATGGAGGCGCCGAGTCCCGAGCCGAGGAGCCAACGTGCAGTTCATCTCCACCCGCGGCGGCATGCAGCCGCAGCCGTTCAGCGAGACGCTGTTGGAGGGCCTCGCGCCCGATGGGGGACTCGCCGTTCCCGAGACGATGCCGCAGGTGTCGCCGGAGACGCTCGAGCGCTGGCGCGCTCTCACCTACCCGCAGCTCGCGGCCGAGGTGCTCGGACTCTTCGCCACCGACATCCCGCGCGATGACCTGGCGCGCATGACCGATGCCGCGTATGCGGCGTTCCCCGAGAGCGTGGTCCCGCTGCGCTCGATCGGCGACGGACTCACGCTGGTCGGACTCTCCGAGGGGCCGACGCTCGCGTTCAAGGACATGGCGATGCAGTTCCTCGGACAGGTGATCGAGTACGCGCTGGAGCGCAAGGGCGCTGTGCTCAACATCCTCGGAGCCACGTCGGGTGACACCGGATCGGCTGCGGAGCACGCGCTGCGCGGCAAGGAACGCATCGCGATCTTCATGCTGTCGCCGCAGGGGCGCATGAGCGCCTTCCAGCGCGCGCAGATGTTCTCGCTCGCCGACGACAACGTGCACAACATCGCCGTGGAAGGCGTGTTCGACGACTGCCAGAACCTGGTCAAGCACCTCGCCGGTGACCTCGAGTTCAAGCGCTCGCAGCACCTCGGCGCGGTGAACTCGATCAACCTCGCCCGCATCACCGCGCAGACCGTCTACTACTTCTGGGCCTGGCTCCGGGCGACCGATGTCGAGCGGCGCCCATCGAGGTGTCGTTCACGGTGCCGTCCGGCAACTTCGGCAACATCCTCTCCGGCTTCTTCGCGAAGCAGATGGGGCTGCCGATCCGACGCCTCGTGCTGGCGGCGAACGAGAACAACGTGCTCGACGAGTTCTTCCGCACCGGCGTGTACCGCCCGCGCAGTGCCGCCCAGACGCTCGCGACGTCGAGCCCGTCGATGGACATCTCGAAGGCGTCGAACCTCGAGCGCTTCATCTTCGAGCTCGTCGGCCGCGACCCCGAGCGGTCGTCGGCGCCTGGCGCGAACTCGACGAGCAGGGCTCCTTCGACTTCAGCGCCGAGCAGGAGCGCTTCGCCGACGAGTTCGGGATCGTCAGCGGCACGAGCACCCACGCGGACCGTCTCGCGACGATCCGCGCGGTGCACGAGTCGACCGGCGAGATCATCGATCCGCACACGGCCGACGGCGTGAAGGTCGCCCGCGAGCACGTCGAGCACGGCGTGCCGATGCTGGTGCTCGAGACCGCGAAGCCCGAGAAGTTCGCCGAGACGATCCACGAGGCGATCGGGATCGACCTCGACTACTCCGCCGAGCTCGCGCGAGATGCTCGACGCCCCGCAGCACGTGACCGAGATGGCCGACGACGAGCAGCGCTCCGCGTCCTTCATCGCGGCGCACGCGCTGCGCTGAGTCGTCACTCGGGGTCGCCGTGCAGCATCCAGGCGATGCCGAACCGGTCGACGAGCATGCCGAAGGTACCGCCCCACGGCGGCGTGTCGAGTGGCATGGTCACGTTCCCGCCCTCGGCGAGGGCGGTCCAGACCTCCTGCGTGCGCGCCTGCGTGTTTCCGCTGAGTGAGACCGAGAAACCCTGCGGGGTCTCGTACGGCATCCCGTCCGGCGTGTCCGATCCCATCAGCACCAGGCCGTCCGGCGTGGTGAGCTGCGCGTGCATGACCAGATCCTTCTGGCTCGGGTCCTGCACCATGTCGGGGAACTCCCCGAACACGTTGATCTCGAGGTCGCCGCCGAGGACCCCTCGATAGAACTCCATCGCCTGACGCGCCTCGGTGCGGAAGGAGAGGTACGGATTGAGACTTGCCATGAGTGCTCCCGGGTGGATGACGGCTGCGGATGGCCGTGCGCACGCTCATTCTCGGACCGGGGTCCTGCCTCCACAAGAGGGATCGCGAGAGTCCCCTAGGTCGTGCGGGGGAGTGCCTTCACCGCGGCGGTGAGCACCTGAGGAACGGTCGGCACACCTTCGGCGCGGAACACGACCTCACCGGCGGCGTCGCTGATGATGATGGTCGGTGTGAAGCGGATGTCGAGGGCTTCCGCGCGCTCCGGATCACGCGCGACGTCGATCTCGGTGACGGTCGCATCGGGCAGGAACCGCATCGCATCGGCCAACACGGAGCGGGTGCGCGAGCATGCGCCGCAGAATGACGAGGTGACAAGGGTCAGTTCCACCGTCGCTCCTTCCGTCGACGCCGATTGCGCCGTCGGCAGATGCAACCGCCACGCCTTCGCCCGTGTTCCCGTGATCGGGGCGCGCGGTCAGAAGTCGATGCGCTTGACGAGGCCGCGGTTGGTGCGGATGTGCTCGTAGTCCCACTGGACGGCCCGCGAGGACTCGAGCCACCCGGCCAGCGCCGCCGTGTCGATCTCGGCGACATCGTCGTAGCGGATCTCTGCGGCCTGGAACGACCCGGAGGCCGTGAGCCCCGGCGAAGGGAACGACTGTCCGCTCCAGAACATCAATCGGACCGCGTCCTTCAACCGGTCGTAGCCGACGATCGGGTTGCCGTCCAGGAACCACACCGGATGCGCGTGCCAGACCTTCGCGTGTGCCTCGGGGAGGCCTTTCTCGATCTCGGCGGCAAGAAGGTCGCAGATCTGCTGGTCCTGCGGCGAGAGCCGGCGGTGATACTCATCGATATCGGAGGGGCGCGTCATGAGCCGAGTATGGCGCGCCGACGCCGCTGACGCGAGAGTCAGTCCTGCGTCTGTCGTTCCCGCGGGTGCAGAACGCCGGATGCTGCCCCCAGCGCCGCCCCGACGAGGGTGTCGACGATCCTCTCGAGGGCGACATCCAGCGAGCCGATGCTGCCCGTGGCCGCCCCCGTGAGCAGCAGCACCAGCGGGGTGATGAAGACGAGTGCCAGCGCGTAGTGGCGGACCACCACCAACTCGATCGTGAACTGCAACGCGCCCAGGAGGAGCGCCAGCCAGAGGCCAGCGGGGTGCAGGAGTGCCAGCAGCACGTACACCCCTGCGCCGACGACGGTGCCGAGCATCCGGTGCAGCCCCCGTTGGAACGCCGCCCGGCGCGCCGCCGCGACACCGATCACAGCGATGGCCGATCCGACGATCCAGTAGGTGCGCTCGGGGTCGATCACCAGGCCGAGCAGCACGCCCAGCACTGAGACGATGGCGACCCGGAGCAGCAGCAGACGGGCGGCCGGGGGTCAGGGCCGGTCCTGGGAGCAGTTCGCGCAGCGGGCGGGCGGATACGGCACGGACGCGCGGCAGCAGCAGCGGCGTCAGCGCGACCAGATAGGAGAACGCGCATCCGGCGGCCAGCGCGCTCAGGTAGACGAACGGCGAGATCGTCGCGGCGCCGATCACATGCGTCGTCAGACCGAAGACGAGCACGAAGAACAGTGGTCCGGGTGGGCCCAGCCGGAATCCGAACGAGAGGGCGGCGCTGACGATCGCGATGAGGACCACGCCGATGCCGACCAGCCACTCCTGCCCTGCCACGGCTGCTCCGAGTGCCGCACAGACGACGAGGCCGAGAGCGACGAAGGGGAGGATCCGCGCGCGGTCGATCACTGCCGCCGATCCCGCGAAGAGCACCGTGAACGCGCCGGTGGCTGCCACGTAGCCCAGCGAGGGCTCGCCCAGGAGCGTCATGACGGCGATCGGTGCGGCGATGCCGAGAGCGGCCTGGGTCGCCAACGGCCATCGACGACCGCGGGAGGGGGCGAAGGTGAACAGGCTCACCCCTCCATTGTGCGCCGCGGGCGGCGATCGTCCGCACTCCGCCGCCTCGCACGCGGGTCGATACGATGGCGAATGTGACCCCACCGACCGTGCGACCAGGCATCGACGACCGTCTCTCGCGGATGATCCGCATCCCGACCGTGTCGGCCGAGGTCGATCAGCGGGGGAAGGAACCCTTCGACGCCTTCGCCGCGCTGATCGCGGAACTGTATCCGCTCACGCACGAGCACCTGGTGCTCGAGCGGCACACCGACTTCGGACTCCTCTTCCACTGGCGAGGCACCGCTGCGGCATCCGACGGCCCCGTCGTGCTCATGGCGCACTACGACGTGGTGCCGGTCGACGAGAGCGATGCCTGGACGCACCCGCCCTTCGACGGCGTCGTGGCCGGGGGAGTCGTCTACGGTCGGGGCGCACTCGACGACAAGGGCCCGCTTCTTGTGGTCCTCGAGGCCGTGGAGAACCTGCTCGCCGACGGATTCGTGCCTGCTCGCGATGTGTATCTGTCGTTCGGTGGTAACGAGGAGACGTACGGTCATGCGGCGCAGGAGATCGCGGCGGTGCTCAAGGCTCGCGGCATCGTGCCCTGGCTCGTGGTCGATGAGGGCGGGGCCGTCGTCGACGCGCCGCTGCCGTTCGTGCCGGGGCGCGCGGCGATGATCGGTGTCGGCGAGAAGGGGGTCATGACCGTGACGCTCTCCGCGCGCGGCGAGGGAGGCCATGCATCGGCACCACCCTCACTGACCGCGGTGCGCCGCATCGCGCGCGCGGTCGATCGACTCGGACCGACGACCTTCCGCCCTCGGGCGTCGACGGCGGTCCTGCGCATGCTGACCCGGCTCGCGGAGCAGACTCCCGGTCCGGGCAGGCATCTGCTGCGAGTGCTCGGCGCTGTCCCACCCCTGACCTCGCGTGTCTTCGCGCTGCTGGGGGGAGAGCCCGCCGCGTTGGTGCGCACGACGGTCGCGCCGACCATGCAGTCCGGTGGCACCGCGGCGAACGTGCTCCCCTCGCAGGCGACCGCCACCGTCAACCTGCGCATCGCGCTGGGCGAGACGACGCAGCAGACAGTGCTGCGCGTGCGTCGCCGCATCCACGACCCGCTCGTGACCGTGACCGTCATCGAGGCGAGTGAGCCATCGCCGGAGTCGTCGACCGAGAATGCCCAGTTCGCGCTGCTCGCCGAGGCGCTCGCCGTCTCGCACCCCGGAGTGCCCGCCGTGCCGTACATCATGATGGCCGCCACCGACTCCCGCCACTTCCACCGTTTCTCGCCGGCGGTGTACCGGTTCGCACCGCTGGACATGTCGAACGCGCAGCGCGCCTCGATCCACGGCGTCGACGAGAACGTCGAGGTCGCCGCGTTGGAGCGGGGTGAGCGATTCCATCGAGCCCTGCTCGAACGGCTAGTGTGATCTCACCCGCCCTTCGGTTGTTTCCGGGGCCGAGAGAGAATCAGGAATCGCGATGACGCGCACCCGAACACTGGGCACCCTCGCGGCCGTCGTCGGCTACCTCGCCTTCGTCGAGTTCACCAGCGGCGTCCTGCAGGGCTATTACACGCCGATGCTGACCGACATCGCTCGGCACTTGGGCATCCACGACGCCGACGTGAACTGGCTCGAGGGTACGCAACTGATGCTGTCGGCGCTGGTCGTCCCGGCTTTCGCGAAGCTCGGCGACATGGTCGGCCACAAACGCATGCTGCTGATCTCGACCGCGTTGACCGCGGCTGCGGCTCTGGTGCTGCCGTTCACCGACTCGTTCGCGGTCTTCCTCGTCGCCTGGGCGTTGATGGGCTTCTACGTGGTGTGGCTGCCGCTGGAGATCGCGCTGATCTGGTCGCGGTCGCGCCGGATGGAGGGACGCTCGACGATCACCGCGAAGGCTGCCGGGCTCCTCGTCGCCGCGCTCGAGGGCGGTGCGATCATCGGCGCTCTCGTCGGCGGAGCGCTGATCGACGCCTTGCCGCTGACGGTGGTGCTGCTCGTGCCCGCCGTGCTGATCGTCGTGTGCTTCTTCGTCATCCTGTTCGGCGTGAAGGAGTCGCCGGAGCCGACGGGAGGCGCGTTCGACACGGTCGGCCTGATCCTCATCTCGCTCGCTCTGATCTGCTTCACCGGGGGCCTGAGCCTGCTGCGACTCGAGGGGGGACTGGTGAGCCCGTGGTCCTGGGCGGTCGTGCTGCTCGGCATCCTGCTCGTCGTTCCGTTCGCCCTGTGGGAGCTGCGCCACGACGACCCGCTGATCGATGTGCGGATGTTCCGTTCTCCAGCGCTCGGGCCGGTGTTCCTCACCGCGGGTCTGTTCGGCGTCAGCGTGCTCGGAGCTCAGGCGCCGCTCTCGACGTTCGCGCGCACCGATCCTGCCGTCTACGGCTACGGTCTGGGCACCACGGGGTTCGCGACCTCGCTCATCATCGGGGTCTATCTGATCGCCATGATCGCCGGTGCGTTGCTGTTCCCCATGATCGCCCGCCGCACCTCTCCGCGGCTCACGCTGATGGGCGCCTCGGTTCTGGTGGGCGTCGGCTTCCTGCTCTTCCTCCCGTTCCACGACACGTATGCGCAGATCATCACGAACATGGTGGTCGTGGGCCTCGGCTCCGGTGCCCTGGTCGCCGCGCTCCCGGCGGCCGCGGCGTCCGCCGCACCTGCGTCGCAGACCGGAGTGGCGACAGGCCTCACCAACTCGGTCAAGACAGTGGGCGGCGCCATCGCCTCGTGCATCTTCGGGATCGCGCTGCTGCACGGCGTGACGGCCACGGCCGGGGCGGCAGAGGGCACTGCCGGGTCGCTGGCCGGATACTTCACGGTCTGGATCGTCTGCGGTGCGACGGCCCTCGCGGCCGCGGTGCTGTTGTTGTTCGTGCCGAAGACGGCCTTCACCGATCGGCCGGTCGACGCAGACGTCGCACCGATCGCCTGACGGCCGAACGCGTGCCGCGTGCTACTCGCGGTCCAGTCCGAAGTTCCGTTTGACGAGTGCCTGCACGTCGCGATCGAGCCCGTCGATGCGCGTGTTGACGGCATCGAACCGTGCGTTCATCTCGTTGCGCAGACCGCCGATCTGTCCGTTCATCTCGTTGCGTAGGCCGCCGATCTGTCCGTTCATCTCATTGCGCAGACCGCCGATCTGCCCGTTCATCTCGTTGCGCAGGCCGCCGATCTCGGTGCGGACGACGCGCACGAAGAGGGTGGAGATCACGGTCAGCATGCCGAACATCAGGGCGCTGAAGGAACCGATCATGGTCCAGATCTGCGCGTCGTTCATGAATCCCACTCCCTCATGCTGGCATCGATGCGACGAGTCTGCCACCGGTCGAAGTGGGGGATTCTGCGTTCACACGGCTTCTGTGGACAGGGCTCCAGGAACGGCCGAAGTGCAGGACGGGACACACACCACGTGGCAGAGGTGGGTGGAGCTGCACCTCCACCCACCTCCGAGCTCAGTCTCCCTTCACGTTGACGAGCTGGCGCAACGTGTGCCGGATCGAGACGAGGCTCGCGGCATCCGCCATCACCCGGTCGATCGGCTTGTACGCCTGCGGGATCTCGTCGATGAACGCGTCGGTGTCGCGGAACTCGATGCCGGACATCGCCTCCCGCAGCTGCTCGTGCGTGAACGTCTTGCGCGCGGCGGAGCGGGAGTACTCCCGACCGGCACCGTGCGGTGAGGAGTTGAGAGACTGCGGGTCACCCAGGCCCTCCACCACGTAGGAGGCCGTTCCCATCGAGCCAGGGATCAGTCCCGGCCGACCGGCATCCGCCTGGATCGCCCCCTTGCGCGACACCCACACCTGCTTGCCGTAGTGCTTCTCCGACTCGGTGAAGTTGTGGTGGCAGTTGATGCGCTCCTGCTCGTCGACCGGCGTTCCGAGGAACTCCGTGACCTGACGGATGACGCGGTCCATCATCTCCTCACGGTTGAGCAGCGCGAAGTGCTGTGCCCACCGCAGTTCGTGGATGTAGCGGGTGAACTCCGCGGTGCCCTCGACGAGGTAGGCCAGGTCGGGGTCGGGCAGGGTGATCCACCACTGCTTCGCCAGCCGCTGGGCGACGGAGATGTGGTGTCCGGCGATCCGGTTGCCCACGCCCCGCGACCCGGAGTGCAGGAACAGCCACACCCGGTCGAGCTCATCGACGGAGACCTCGATGAAGTGGTTGCCCGAGCCCAGCGTGCCCAGCTGCAGGCGCCAGTTCTTGGCGTACGTCTCGGGGTCGAAGCCGTGCGTCTCGGCGAGCGCCTCGAGCTCCGCGATGCGGGGCTCGGCGGTCGCGACGATCTTCTTGTTGTAGCGACCGGCGGAGAGCGGGATCGCGCGCTCGATCTGCTCGCGCAGCGGCGCGAGGTCGAGACCCGCGAGGTCGTTCTTCGTGAACGAGGTGCGGACGGCGATCATCCCGCAGCCGATGTCGACGCCGACTGCGGCGGGGATGATCGCGCCGAGGGTCGGGATGACCGATCCGACGGTCGCCCCCTTGCCCAGGTGCGCATCCGGCATCAGGGCCAGATGCGGGTGGATGAACGGCATGCCGGAGGCGGTGCGTGCCTGGTCGATGGTCTTCTCATCGATCAGCGACGCCCATGACAGCAGCCGTGCGGAGAGCCTCTCCATGATTCCTTTCCTTGTGTGCTGGTCAGCCACAGGTCGAGAACTCATGAAAAAAAGCCCCGGACCTGTCGGTACGGGGCTGCGTGAGAGCGGATGCTGTCACACGGCGCGTGCCGGAGGGTACGACTCGAAACGGTCATTGCGCTTCGGCTGAAGCTGCAACACCGCCACGATGGGGAGATTCCGCTGAGCGGTCATCTGTCGTCTCCTCGGCTGGACGCTGCGCCGGTCGGCACAGCTTTTCGAGACTAGGGCGCGACACGCCCGGGAGTCAAGCCGGATCGCGCGGCGGGTTGTACATGAACTCGACGCGGATGCCGTCGTCGTCCTCGACGAACGAGGCGTAGTACCGGTCGCTGTAGCGGGGGTACTCCTTCGGATCGCGCACAGCCGTCCATCCCGCGTCCAGGGCGATCGCGTGCAGACGATCGACCTCGTCGCGGGACTCGACGGCCCACGCCAGATGCTGCCAGCCGACGCGTCCGTGCCGGTGCGGGGCGGAGTCCTCATCCCACACGTAGAGGATCATCTCGGTCTCATCGCCGTTGTGCCACGAGATCGAGTGGTCGTCCTCGCCGCCGCTGTGGTAGCCCAGGGCGGTGAGGATCGGGTGGAACTGCGTGCGCCCGCGCTCGAGATCGGCGACGGTGATGCCCAGGTGATCGAGGAGTGCCATGCCGCCATCCTGTCAGTGCGGTGCGTGATACTCCGCTTCGCCGCGCTTCCAGTACCCCTTGACGACGGCTTTCGCCGCGTCGATGTCCCAGCGCGCGAGGAGGGCCCGTCCGGGCTTGACGATGGACTGCTCCGCAGCGATGAACACGAAGGGATCCTCGCCGACCGCGTCATCTGCGTCGAGCGCATCGAGGAACGGGATGAGCGCGGAACCGGCGGGAGCATCGCCGCGGTGCAGCCACTCCACCTCGACCGGGGCGTCGATGTCGATCTCCCGTCCCACCGAGACCGTCTCGATCACGATGCGCACGGCGGCATCGGTCGGGGCCAGCGCGGCGAAGCGTCGGATCGCGGGGATCGCCGTCTCGTCGCCCGCCAGGAACCACGATCCGGGTGTGCCGACGAGTACGGCGGACCCGCGGGGTCCGCCGACGCCGATCGACGACCCGAGAGGAGCGGTGGCAGCCCAGGGGGCGGCGACACCCTGATCGCCATGCACGGCGAACTCGACGTCCAGCCAGTCCTCGCCCCAGGCGAGCGGTGTGTACTCACGACTCGGCGACGCGCGCAGCTCGTCGATCGTGTGCACCGGTCCGGTGGGGAAGAAGAGCCGCATGTGGTCATCGGCTCCGGGGGAATCGAAGCCCGCGAGGTCGGCGCCGGTCAGACGGATCCGCACGTAATCGGGTGCGAGCCACTCCCGCCCGGTCATCGTGACGGTGCGGAACACGAGGTCCAGTCCGCGCCGGTCGATCGAGAAATCGGAGGTGGTCTCGCTCATGAATTCAGGCTAGCCTAAATTCTAGTGAGGGTAGGCAACCCTAACTTCACTCCCTTCAGCGCCCGTCGTGCGGCGCGATCATCCCGCAGAACAGGAGTCTCTCCATGTCCATGCCCAGAATCCTCAGCGCCACGAGCCTCGGCCTCGTCGGCCTTCTCGCGCTCGCCGGATGTGCGTCCGGCGAAACCGTCTCTCCGGAGCAGACCGCCGCCGCCGACTCCGTCACGATCGAGGACAACACCGGCAGCCACGAGGTCGCCACGCCCCCGACATCGGTCGTCGCCCTCGACAACCGCACGTTCCAGACGCTGTCCGATTGGGACGTGGAACTGGCCGCCGGAGCGGTCGCGCTGATGCCGGAGACAGTGTCGTACGTGGAGGATGACGCGATCGTCGACGTCGGGCTGCACAACGAGCCCGACCTCGAGGCCATCGTTGCCGTCGAGCCGGATCTCATCATCAGCGGACAGCGCTTCACCCAGCACAATGAGGCGATCGCCGATCTCGTCCCGGACGCGACGATCATCGACCTGGAGCCGCGCGAGGGCGAAGCGTTCGACGCGGAGCTGAAGCGACAGGTCACCGCCCTCGGCGAGATCTTCGGCAAGCAGGATGAGGCGAAGAAGCTGGTCGACGACTTCGACGCTGCCGTCGAGCGCGCCAAAGCCGCTTACGTCGACGCCGACACCGTGATGGCCGTCAACACCTCGGGTGGGGCGATCGGGTACCTCGCACCCACCGTCGGTCGCTCGCTCGGCCCGGTGTACGACATCCTCGGGCTCACTCCGGCGCTCGAGGTCGACGACGCGAGCGACGACCACCAGGGCGACGACATCTCGGTGGAGGCGATCGCCGCGTCGAACCCCGACTGGATCCTCGTGCTCGACCGTGATGCGGTGTTCGCCGCCGAGACGCCCGACTACGTGCAGGCATCCGAGATCCTCGAGAACTCCGAGGCGCTCGCGTCCGTCACCGCGGTCGCCGATGATCAGATCGTGTACATGCCCACGGACACCTACCTCAACGAGGGGATCCAGACGTACACGACCTTCTTCAACGACCTCGCCGACGCACTCGAGAAGAGCGCCGGCAACTGAGACCGTGCGGCGGCACCCGGTCGGGGGACCGGGTGCCGCCGCCCGTCATGATGATCTCCACGAATCTCACGTCGCCCCCTCGGTCCGCCGGGCGGCTGTTCGACGTCAAGCTGGTGATCGGCGTCCTCGTCGTCGCGGCGCTCCTCGTCGTCTCGCTCTTCACGGGTGTGTACGACATCGCCGGGGCGGCCGATGGGGCCGAGATGTTCCAGATCACACGTGTTCCGCGCACGATCGCCCTCGTGCTCGCCGGCGCTGCCATGGCGATGGCGGGCCTCGTGATGCAGCTCCTCACCCAGAACCGATTCGTCGAGCCGACGACCACCGGCACCACCGAGTGGGCGGGGCTCGGCCTGCTCGCCGTGATGGTGTTCGTGCCGCACCCCTCGCTCCCGCTGCGAATGCTCGGTGCGGTCGTCGCGGCCTTCGTCGGCACGATGGTGTTCTTCGCGTTCCTGCGACGCGTCTCGCTCACGTCATCGCTGATAGTGCCGATCGTCGGGATCATGCTCGGCTCGGTGGTGGGGGCGGTGTCGACGTATTTCGCGCTCGTCACCGACTCGCTGCAGAACCTGGGCGTGTGGTTCGCCGGCAGCTTCACGTCGGTGCTCCGAGGTCAGTACGAGATGCTGTGGGTGGTCGCGCTCGTCGGGATCGTCGTGTTCATCGTCGCCGACCGGCTCACCATCGCCGGTCTCGGCGAGGAGGTCGCGACGAACGTGGGCGTGAACTACAACCGGGTCATCCTGCTCGGTACCGTCCTGATCGCCATCACCACGGGAGTCGTGACAGTGGTCGTGGGAAACCTCCCGTTCCTCGGACTCATAGTGCCGAACATCGTCTCCCTGGTGCGCGGCGATGACCTGCGCAGCAATCTGCCATGGGTGTGTCTGCTCGGCATCGCGATCGTCACCGTCTGCGACATCATCGGACGCACGATCATCATGCCGTTCGAGGTGCCGGTGTCGTTGATCCTCGGTGTGTTCGGGGCGGTCGTGTTCATCCTGCTCCTGTTGAGGCAGCGCCGCCGTGGGTAGCGCCGTGCAGGGTCACGCGCTGCGTTCGGCCGGTTCGTTCACGACGGCGCGTGCACGACGTCGCTACGTGCTCGTGATCGTCGTCCTCGCTGCGGCCTCGGTGGTGTTCGGCTTCGGAGTGCTCGCCTGGGACAATCCGATGCCGGTCGCATCGGAAGGCTTCTGGCGGATCGCGCGACACCGCGCCACGAACATCACGGTGATGGCGGTCGTCGCGGTGGCGCAGGCGGTTGCGACCGTCGCGTTCCAGACAGTCACCAACAATCGCATCATCACGCCGTCGATCATGGGCTTCGAGTCCCTGTACCGGGTCGTCCAGACGACGACGGTGTACCTGTTCGGTGTCGCCGGGCTCGTCGCGATCCAAGGGCTCTGGCAG
The sequence above is drawn from the Candidatus Microbacterium colombiense genome and encodes:
- a CDS encoding VOC family protein, with amino-acid sequence MASLNPYLSFRTEARQAMEFYRGVLGGDLEINVFGEFPDMVQDPSQKDLVMHAQLTTPDGLVLMGSDTPDGMPYETPQGFSVSLSGNTQARTQEVWTALAEGGNVTMPLDTPPWGGTFGMLVDRFGIAWMLHGDPE
- a CDS encoding thioredoxin family protein → MELTLVTSSFCGACSRTRSVLADAMRFLPDATVTEIDVARDPERAEALDIRFTPTIIISDAAGEVVFRAEGVPTVPQVLTAAVKALPRTT
- a CDS encoding DUF1801 domain-containing protein; this translates as MTRPSDIDEYHRRLSPQDQQICDLLAAEIEKGLPEAHAKVWHAHPVWFLDGNPIVGYDRLKDAVRLMFWSGQSFPSPGLTASGSFQAAEIRYDDVAEIDTAALAGWLESSRAVQWDYEHIRTNRGLVKRIDF
- a CDS encoding FUSC family protein: MLGVLLGLVIDPERTYWIVGSAIAVIGVAAARRAAFQRGLHRMLGTVVGAGVYVLLALLHPAGLWLALLLGALQFTIELVVVRHYALALVFITPLVLLLTGAATGSIGSLDVALERIVDTLVGAALGAASGVLHPRERQTQD
- a CDS encoding M20/M25/M40 family metallo-hydrolase — translated: MANVTPPTVRPGIDDRLSRMIRIPTVSAEVDQRGKEPFDAFAALIAELYPLTHEHLVLERHTDFGLLFHWRGTAAASDGPVVLMAHYDVVPVDESDAWTHPPFDGVVAGGVVYGRGALDDKGPLLVVLEAVENLLADGFVPARDVYLSFGGNEETYGHAAQEIAAVLKARGIVPWLVVDEGGAVVDAPLPFVPGRAAMIGVGEKGVMTVTLSARGEGGHASAPPSLTAVRRIARAVDRLGPTTFRPRASTAVLRMLTRLAEQTPGPGRHLLRVLGAVPPLTSRVFALLGGEPAALVRTTVAPTMQSGGTAANVLPSQATATVNLRIALGETTQQTVLRVRRRIHDPLVTVTVIEASEPSPESSTENAQFALLAEALAVSHPGVPAVPYIMMAATDSRHFHRFSPAVYRFAPLDMSNAQRASIHGVDENVEVAALERGERFHRALLERLV
- a CDS encoding MFS transporter, with product MTRTRTLGTLAAVVGYLAFVEFTSGVLQGYYTPMLTDIARHLGIHDADVNWLEGTQLMLSALVVPAFAKLGDMVGHKRMLLISTALTAAAALVLPFTDSFAVFLVAWALMGFYVVWLPLEIALIWSRSRRMEGRSTITAKAAGLLVAALEGGAIIGALVGGALIDALPLTVVLLVPAVLIVVCFFVILFGVKESPEPTGGAFDTVGLILISLALICFTGGLSLLRLEGGLVSPWSWAVVLLGILLVVPFALWELRHDDPLIDVRMFRSPALGPVFLTAGLFGVSVLGAQAPLSTFARTDPAVYGYGLGTTGFATSLIIGVYLIAMIAGALLFPMIARRTSPRLTLMGASVLVGVGFLLFLPFHDTYAQIITNMVVVGLGSGALVAALPAAAASAAPASQTGVATGLTNSVKTVGGAIASCIFGIALLHGVTATAGAAEGTAGSLAGYFTVWIVCGATALAAAVLLLFVPKTAFTDRPVDADVAPIA
- a CDS encoding RtcB family protein; protein product: MERLSARLLSWASLIDEKTIDQARTASGMPFIHPHLALMPDAHLGKGATVGSVIPTLGAIIPAAVGVDIGCGMIAVRTSFTKNDLAGLDLAPLREQIERAIPLSAGRYNKKIVATAEPRIAELEALAETHGFDPETYAKNWRLQLGTLGSGNHFIEVSVDELDRVWLFLHSGSRGVGNRIAGHHISVAQRLAKQWWITLPDPDLAYLVEGTAEFTRYIHELRWAQHFALLNREEMMDRVIRQVTEFLGTPVDEQERINCHHNFTESEKHYGKQVWVSRKGAIQADAGRPGLIPGSMGTASYVVEGLGDPQSLNSSPHGAGREYSRSAARKTFTHEQLREAMSGIEFRDTDAFIDEIPQAYKPIDRVMADAASLVSIRHTLRQLVNVKGD
- a CDS encoding VOC family protein; this translates as MALLDHLGITVADLERGRTQFHPILTALGYHSGGEDDHSISWHNGDETEMILYVWDEDSAPHRHGRVGWQHLAWAVESRDEVDRLHAIALDAGWTAVRDPKEYPRYSDRYYASFVEDDDGIRVEFMYNPPRDPA
- a CDS encoding siderophore-interacting protein; this encodes MSETTSDFSIDRRGLDLVFRTVTMTGREWLAPDYVRIRLTGADLAGFDSPGADDHMRLFFPTGPVHTIDELRASPSREYTPLAWGEDWLDVEFAVHGDQGVAAPWAATAPLGSSIGVGGPRGSAVLVGTPGSWFLAGDETAIPAIRRFAALAPTDAAVRIVIETVSVGREIDIDAPVEVEWLHRGDAPAGSALIPFLDALDADDAVGEDPFVFIAAEQSIVKPGRALLARWDIDAAKAVVKGYWKRGEAEYHAPH
- a CDS encoding ABC transporter substrate-binding protein, translated to MSMPRILSATSLGLVGLLALAGCASGETVSPEQTAAADSVTIEDNTGSHEVATPPTSVVALDNRTFQTLSDWDVELAAGAVALMPETVSYVEDDAIVDVGLHNEPDLEAIVAVEPDLIISGQRFTQHNEAIADLVPDATIIDLEPREGEAFDAELKRQVTALGEIFGKQDEAKKLVDDFDAAVERAKAAYVDADTVMAVNTSGGAIGYLAPTVGRSLGPVYDILGLTPALEVDDASDDHQGDDISVEAIAASNPDWILVLDRDAVFAAETPDYVQASEILENSEALASVTAVADDQIVYMPTDTYLNEGIQTYTTFFNDLADALEKSAGN
- a CDS encoding iron chelate uptake ABC transporter family permease subunit, with the translated sequence MISTNLTSPPRSAGRLFDVKLVIGVLVVAALLVVSLFTGVYDIAGAADGAEMFQITRVPRTIALVLAGAAMAMAGLVMQLLTQNRFVEPTTTGTTEWAGLGLLAVMVFVPHPSLPLRMLGAVVAAFVGTMVFFAFLRRVSLTSSLIVPIVGIMLGSVVGAVSTYFALVTDSLQNLGVWFAGSFTSVLRGQYEMLWVVALVGIVVFIVADRLTIAGLGEEVATNVGVNYNRVILLGTVLIAITTGVVTVVVGNLPFLGLIVPNIVSLVRGDDLRSNLPWVCLLGIAIVTVCDIIGRTIIMPFEVPVSLILGVFGAVVFILLLLRQRRRG